In a single window of the Caulobacter soli genome:
- the purE gene encoding 5-(carboxyamino)imidazole ribonucleotide mutase: MPTVTPPVAIIMGSRSDWPTMKKAADALDALGVAYEAKVVSAHRTPQRLVEFSTSAQAAGYKVIIAGAGGAAHLPGMVASMTILPVLGVPVQSKALNGLDSLLSIVQMPGGVPVATLAIGEAGAKNAGLLAAQILALSDPALAQRLATFRAEQTDSVVESVED, encoded by the coding sequence ATGCCCACCGTCACGCCACCCGTCGCCATCATCATGGGCAGCCGCTCGGACTGGCCGACGATGAAGAAGGCGGCCGACGCGCTCGACGCCCTGGGCGTGGCCTACGAGGCCAAGGTGGTTTCCGCCCACCGCACGCCCCAGCGCCTGGTCGAGTTCTCTACGAGCGCCCAGGCCGCCGGCTACAAGGTGATCATCGCCGGGGCCGGCGGCGCGGCGCATTTGCCGGGCATGGTCGCCTCGATGACCATCCTGCCGGTGCTGGGCGTGCCGGTGCAGTCCAAGGCCCTGAACGGCCTGGATTCCCTGCTGTCCATCGTCCAGATGCCCGGCGGCGTGCCCGTGGCCACCCTGGCCATCGGCGAGGCGGGCGCCAAGAACGCCGGCCTGCTGGCCGCCCAGATCCTGGCGCTCTCGGACCCCGCCCTGGCCCAGCGCCTGGCCACGTTCCGGGCCGAACAGACCGACAGCGTCGTCGAAAGCGTTGAAGACTGA